TGGAGTCCCTGACCGGTGAAGACCTGAACGGCGACGGCGTAGTCGCCCCGGATGTGACCCGCACCGATGCCGAGGCCAGCGCTGTGGAGCTGGATGAGGTGGACGAGAGCGCCACTGTGGAACAGGAGAACGAGAAATAAGGAAACTCCTCCAGTCTGTTTCGCAGACAGCCCCCTCTGGGATGGGGCCTCTGGCCAAGCCGGAGACTTTTCCGTTTCCGCGGAAGTTTGCCGGAATGCCAAAGGCTCCCTCAATGAGGGAGCTGGCAAACCCGAAGGGTTTGACGGAAGGAGTTCGCAATCAAAACAGCAAAGGATAAAAGAGAAATGGAAAAGTATGATCTGATTATTGTCGGTGCCGGCCCGGCTGGCATTTTTACCGCTGTGGAGCTGCTGCGCCACGGCAGCAAAAAGAAGATGCTGCTGGTGGAAAAGGGCAAGCCCGTGGAAAAGCGCCACTGCCCCAAAGCCGAAGTGGGCCACTGCGTCAACTGCCGCCCCACCTGCGCCATCACCACCGGCTTTTCCGGTGCAGGTGCCTTCTCGGATGGCAAGCTGAGCCTCTCCTATGAGGTGGGCGGCGACCTGCCCACCCTGATCGGAGAGGAGTTTGCACAGGAGCTTATCGACTACACCGACAAGATCTATCTTGAGTTCGGCGCAGACCCCCATGTGGAGGGCATCTACACCGGCGAGGAGATCAAGGAGATCCGCAAGAACGCCATCCATGCCGGCCTGAAGCTGGTGGACTGCCCGATCCGCCATCTGGGCACAGAGAAGGCTCAGCAGCTGTATCTGGCCATCCAGAACTATCTGGCCGACAACGGCGTGGAGATGCTGTTCAATACTGAGTGCGAGAACATCATCCTTGAGAATGAGGAGTGCAAGGGCGTGCTGCTGAAGGACGGCGATCAGGTCCGGCCTGTGTATGCGGATACCGTGGTCATTGGCACCGGCCGCCGCGGTGCGGACTGGCTGGAAAAGATCTGCGCCGAGCACCACATTGCCCATAAGCCCGGCACCGTGGACATCGGTGTGCGCGTGGAGTGCCGCAACGAGGTCATGGAAAAGGTGAACAAGGTGCTGTATGAGTCCAAGCTCATTGGCTACCCCAAGCCCTGGAAGAACAAGGTGCGCACCTTCTGCCAGAACCCCGGCGGCTTTGTGGCGCAGGAGAACTACGACAACGACCTTGCCGTGGTCAACGGCCACAGCTTCAAGGAGAAAAAGAGCGAGAACACCAACCTTGCGATTCTGGTCTCCCACAACTTTACCGAGCCGTTCAACCAGCCCATTGCCTACGCACAGAAGGTGGGCGAGCTGACCAACATGCTGGGCGCAGGCCACATCATGGTGCAGCGCTACGGCGACATTCTGGACGGCAAGCGCACCTGGCAGAAGGAGCTGGCCCAGTCCAACGTGAAGCCCACCCTGAAGGATGCCGTGGCAGGCGACATTACCGCCGCCATGCCCTACCGCGCCATGACCAACATCATTGAGTTCATCAAGATGCTGGATATGGTGGTGCCCGGCTTTGCCGCCAACGAGACCCTGCTGTACAGCCCGGAGCTGAAGTTCTACTCCAACAAGGTGAAGATGGACGAGAACCTTGACACCAACATCAAGGGCCTGCACTGTCTGGGCGACTCCTCCGGCTGGACCCGCGGCCTGATGATGGCTTCGGTCATGGGCGTGCTTATGGGCCGCAAGCTGGCCGAAAAGGAAGACTGCTAAAAACAAGCATCAACAAAAACAAAAAATCCCGGCACTGCAAGGTGTCGGGATTTTTTAGGTTTGAAATTCAGCCCTCAATGAGCTCCACAGTCTTCATCTTGACCGGGGTGGTGGGCTTATCGTTCCAGTCGGTGCGGACAGCTGCGATCTTATCCACAACATCCATGCCTGCAACCACCTTGCCAAAGGCAGCGTACTGGCCGTCCAGATGAGGTGCATCCTGATGCATGATGAAGAACTGGCTGCCGGCGCTGTTGGGGTTCATGGCGCGTGCCATACTGATCACGCCGCGGGTGTGCTTGAGCGGATTGTTCACGCCGTTTGCAGCAAACTCGCCCTTGATGTTCCAGCCGGGGCCGCCGGTGCCGTTACCCAGCGGGCAGCCGCCCTGAATCATAAAGCCGGGGATCACGCGGTGGAAGGTCAGGCCATTGTAAAAGCCCTCGCTGACCAGCTTCTTGAAATTCTCACAGGTGATAGGAGCGGCTTCTTCGTTCAGCTCGATATCGATGATGCCGCCGTCTTCCATAGTAATGCGAACCATAACGCTACAATACTCCTTTTGTGTTGCCCCGCAGCAGTGCGGGAGTGTTCGGCAGAAGGCCTGCCGGATATCTCTTATAGTATACCATAGGTTTTGGGGGTTGCAACGCCGCAGATGCAACGTTTTTGTTAAAATTCATCTTTCATCTCCACCATATCGGCCCAAAAGCGCTTGGGGCAGTGGGTCATGCGGCATTTTTCGTTGTGGCGGGCCTTGATCTCCAGCGTCTGGTAGAACTGCTTCCACAATGCCTGAAACTGCTGCTCCCGCTTGCTGGGCGGCGGCAGCTCCAGCGGTGCAGCCAGCTCCAGCAGCCGGGCCTTGTGGTCCTCCTGCAGCAGCACAGCCTGATGCACCGCATCGTAGATCATAAAGTTTTCTTCCGGGAACCGTCCGCAAAAGTGGGGCCGCAGCAGCGGCAGGATGTAGTTTTTGGGGTGGATG
Above is a genomic segment from Faecalibacterium taiwanense containing:
- a CDS encoding FAD-dependent protein: MEKYDLIIVGAGPAGIFTAVELLRHGSKKKMLLVEKGKPVEKRHCPKAEVGHCVNCRPTCAITTGFSGAGAFSDGKLSLSYEVGGDLPTLIGEEFAQELIDYTDKIYLEFGADPHVEGIYTGEEIKEIRKNAIHAGLKLVDCPIRHLGTEKAQQLYLAIQNYLADNGVEMLFNTECENIILENEECKGVLLKDGDQVRPVYADTVVIGTGRRGADWLEKICAEHHIAHKPGTVDIGVRVECRNEVMEKVNKVLYESKLIGYPKPWKNKVRTFCQNPGGFVAQENYDNDLAVVNGHSFKEKKSENTNLAILVSHNFTEPFNQPIAYAQKVGELTNMLGAGHIMVQRYGDILDGKRTWQKELAQSNVKPTLKDAVAGDITAAMPYRAMTNIIEFIKMLDMVVPGFAANETLLYSPELKFYSNKVKMDENLDTNIKGLHCLGDSSGWTRGLMMASVMGVLMGRKLAEKEDC
- a CDS encoding peptidylprolyl isomerase, translating into MVRITMEDGGIIDIELNEEAAPITCENFKKLVSEGFYNGLTFHRVIPGFMIQGGCPLGNGTGGPGWNIKGEFAANGVNNPLKHTRGVISMARAMNPNSAGSQFFIMHQDAPHLDGQYAAFGKVVAGMDVVDKIAAVRTDWNDKPTTPVKMKTVELIEG